In Apium graveolens cultivar Ventura chromosome 10, ASM990537v1, whole genome shotgun sequence, the following are encoded in one genomic region:
- the LOC141692451 gene encoding uncharacterized protein LOC141692451 has product MQKLQSTQLSPNTPAERLLQLFRIPNPTTPLSPLSDKLKIYGRIPLAEKSDARIDTCYRVTSHFARKHAELIPWKTVQMLKENMPPQNTLPPHNICQTKPYTPIGMHSDQSDGDSEAEMDEDVHIPSYEDMSAVDTVVKEYASLGPPNVKCSYCDAWMWKEERVNKSVVRGTPIFSLCCAKGQIKLSKEPPTPFIWQLHTDKIKGQRFKDGMQLYNSIFAFTSTGGRVDNSINNRGAPYIYRLNGQNHHLFGSLILPDSEDPKFCQLYIYDIENEISNRLRWVNVDGGDPVDVEIVEGLSAMLDETNELVKEFRTAHDHFESDDVQDLEIRLKVCRAENGRENHVGPSDEVAGIMVGDIDDTDGSRDIIIHSHIKGLERISDIHPMLMALQYPLLFPHGGDSFHKKIPFGKVDNKSQKKREMISQKEYYSYKFQVRTNEGLTPCLGGWLYQ; this is encoded by the exons ATGCAAAAATTGCAGTCTACACAATTGTCTCCAAATACACCTGCTG AGAGACTTCTGCAACTGTTTCGAATCCCCAATCCTACTACACCATTATCCCCATTATCAGACAAATTGAAGATTTATGGGAGGATTCCCTTGGCAGAAAAATCAGATGCGAGGATTGATACATGCTATCGAGTAACGTCACATTTTGCTAGGAAGCACGCTGAGTTAATACCCT GGAAGACTGTTCAAATGCTGAAAGAAAATATGCCACCGCAGAACACATTGCCGCCACATAACATATGTCAAACAAAACCTTACACACCAATCG GAATGCACAGTGATCAGTCTGATGGGGATTCGGAGGCAG AGATGGATGAAGATGTTCATATTCCTTCGTATGAAGATATGTCAGCTGTTGACACAG TTGTGAAGGAGTATGCGTCGCTAGGCCCTCCAAATGTGAAGTGTAGCTACTGTGACGCTTGGATGTGGAAGGAAGAACGTGTTAATAAGAGTGTAGTCCGTGGCACCCCTATTTTTTCTCTGTGCTGTGCGAAGGGTCAGATTAAACTATCGAAAGAGCCGCCAACCCCTTTTATTTGGCAGCTGCATACTGATAAAATAAAAGGTCAGAGATTTAAGGATGGAATGCAGTTGTATAATAGTATTTTTGCATTCACATCAACTGGTGGACGAGTTGATAATTCTATCAATAATAGGGGAGCACCATATATATACCGCTTAAATGGACAGAACCATCATTTATTTGGTTCCTTAATCCTACCAGATAGTGAAGACCCCAAATTTTGCCAGTTATATATTTATGATATAGAAAATGAAATTAGTAATCGGCTCAGATGGGTAAATGTGGATGGTGGTGATCCAGTTGATGTTGAAATTGTAGAAGGTTTATCCGCCATGTTGGATGAAACTAACGAATTAGTGAAAGAATTTCGCACTGCACATGATCATTTTGAGAGTGATGATGTTCAAGATTTGGAAATCAGGCTGAAGGTTTGTAGAGCCGAAAATGGTCGTGAGAATCATGTAGGTCCGTCTGATGAGGTAGCTGGTATAATGGTCGGAGACATAGATGATACTGATGGTTCTCGTGATATTATAATACATTCTCATATTAAAGGTTTGGAGAGAATTAGTGACATTCATCCCATGCTGATGGCGTTGCAGTACCCTCTATTGTTCCCTCATGGTGGAGATAGTTTTCACAAGAAAATTCCATTCGGAAAGGTTGATAACAAATCGCAGAAAAAAAGAGAAATGATTTCACAGAAAGAATATTATTCCTACAAATTCCAAGTTCGCACTAATGAAG GACTTACTCCCTGTTTGGGTGGTTGGCTTTACCAATAG
- the LOC141691974 gene encoding uncharacterized protein LOC141691974: MQQNFQDALAVCRHIGHPDIFFTMTMNPLWDEVIKMMKLLPHCQPQNSPDVMARVFRLKLDQLIDDIKKENYFGTCLGVMYIVEFQKRGLPHVHMLIWLDAASKLNLQANVDKFISAKIPDPEIDHVGYAAVNTFMVHGPCGKEFPKSPYMKQHKCTRHFPKKYCNSKTFDQSGFPIYKRRQTNIIVSKGKANLDNQWVVPYNHDLLVKYQCHINVEICAHARSLKYLFKYCLKGHDRAIVEIRAAYHIFGFNIHYRSLIVQRLSFHLDGNKYCTYRANEALPKVAERERVKLTQLEAFFLLNASDSNANKYLYDEIPQHYVWNDADHIWNPRKRGTKISRLSYTHHSAGELWFLRLLLTKVRGPTSFESLRTVNGHIFETFQGACKELGMLDDDNEWHQVLSQCSESGFPPQIRQLFVHIMVNCKVSDLRDLWEKHWTYMVDDILLKQQKLTGNRHLMLNEKQQQYYALAEIHTLLKTIGKSLKDFIQMPQPPNSYLDCNVNNLIIEETSYKIAEMKKEFQHLFSTYNKEQLEVYSAVMKSVEKNERGVFFVYGSGGCGKTFLWRTLIFKLRSECKIVLPVASSGIDATLMPGGRTTHSRFKIPIVIDEHSMCSISHTSDITNLIKRTNLIIWDEAPMQYRYAFECLDRSLRDIMKAVHPNRFHMPFGGITIVLGGDLRQIIPVIPRASRGEVVAASITRSKLWKIAKIGDGKVGPAAHSNRDYVEDDIAIPKQFCHLNATNSVDAMIESAFPNFLDNFQDADYLSDRAILTPTNVTFAKVNEYLNSINIPGLPLHELKLKVGVIVMLMQNLNQTLGLCNDMRMMVTKCLQHCVECEVIAGQYKGTKHFIPIMELALTETKLPFKLCRKQMSLQGLKLFIDDEDGNSTYITQNVTSMLVIQYKGSTFSS, encoded by the exons ATGCAGCAGAACTTTCAAGACGCACTAGCAGTTTGTCGCCATATAGGCCATCCAGACATTTTTTTCACAATGACAATGAATCCTTTATGGGACGAAGTAATCAAAATGATGAAACTGCTTCCACATTGTCAACCACAGAATTCCCCTGATGTAATGGCACGTGTTTTCAGACTTAAACTTGATCAGCTTATTGATGATATTAAGAAGGAAAACTACTTTGGTACTTGCCTCGGAG TTATGTACATTGTAGAGTTCCAAAAAAGAGGACTCCCGCATGTACACATGCTCATATGGTTGGATGCTGCTTCAAAGCTTAATTTGCAAGCAAATGTTGATAAGTTTATTTCAGCAAAAATCCCAGATCCAGAAATAGATCATGTTGGTTACGCGGCTGTAAATACTTTCATGGTACATGGACCATGTGGTAAAGAATTCCCTAAATCCCCGTACATGAAGCAACATAAATGTACCCGACATTTTCCCAAAAA GTACTGTAACTCTAAAACATTTGATCAGTCGGGTTTTCCAATATATAAAAGGCGGCAGACAAATATCATCGTTTCAAAAGGAAAGGCAAATCTAGATAATCAATGGGTTGTACCTTACAACCACGATTTATTGGTTAAATACCAATGTCATATTAATGTTGAGATTTGTGCTCATGCCCGTAGTCTCAAATATCTCTTTAAGTACTGCCTTAAAGGGCATGATAGAGCTATAGTAGAAATCAGAG CCGCATACCACATATTTGGTTTCAATATACATTACAGGTCTTTAATTGTGCAACGCCTTTCTTTTCATTTGGATGGGAATAAATATTGTACCTATCGCGCAAATGAAGCACTACCAAAAGTTGCAGAAAGGGAGAGGGTCAAACTCACACAATTAGAAGCATTCTTTCTTCTTAATGCCAGTGATAGTAATGCCAACAAATACCTATATGATGAGATACCACAACATTATGTATGGAATGATGCAGATCATATATGGAACCCGAGGAAGCGTGGTACAAAAATTAGTCGGTTGTCTTACACACATCACAGTGCGGGGGAATTGTGGTTTTTAAGACTTCTGTTGACGAAGGTGCGTGGTCCTACTTCGTTCGAGTCATTAAGGACAGTAAATGGACATATCTTTGAAACATTTCAAGGAGCATGTAAGGAGTTAGGCATGTTGGACGATGACAATGAATGGCATCAAGTCCTAAGTCAGTGTTCAGAAAGTGGGTTTCCACCGCAGATTAGGCAGCTTTTTGTCCACATCATGGTTAACTGTAAAGTCTCAGACTTGCGTGATTTATGGGAAAAGCATTGGACATATATGGTTGATGACATTTTGTTGAAGCAACAGAAGTTGACTGGGAATCGACATTTGATGCTTAATGAGAAACAACAACAATATTATGCTCTTGCAG AAATTCACACATTATTGAAGACAATTGGGAAATCGCTGAAAGACTTCATTCAGATGCCTCAACCTCCAAATTCTTATCTAGACTGTAATGTTAACAATTTGATTATTGAAGAGACAAGTTACAAAATTGCTGaaatgaagaaggaattccaaCACCTTTTTTCAACTTACAACAAAGAGCAGTTGGAAGTTTATAGTGCGGTAATGAAATCAGTGGAAAAAAATGAAAGAGGTGTTTTTTTTGTTTATGGCAGTGGGGGTTGTGGTAAAACGTTCTTGTGGAGAACTTTGATTTTTAAGTTGAGGTCAGAGTGTAAGATTGTCTTGCCGGTTGCGTCTTCAGGAATTGATGCCACTTTAATGCCTGGAGGACGTACGACTCATTCAAGGTTCAAAATTCCAATTGTCATTGATGAGCATTCCATGTGTTCTATATCTCATACATCGGACATAACAAATTTAATTAAGAGGACAAATCTGATCATTTGGGATGAAGCTCCGATGCAATATCGTTACGCATTCGAGTGTCTTGACCGTTCATTGAGGGATATCATGAAGGCAGTACATCCAAACAGATTCCACATGCCATTTGGAGGTATTACCATAGTTTTAGGCGGTGATCTCCGCCAAATAATACCTGTAATTCCAAGAGCTTCAAGAGGTGAAGTTGTTGCAGCATCAATTACAAGATCAAAGTTATGGAAAATAGCTAAG ATTGGTGATGGAAAGGTTGGTCCAGCAGCACACAGTAACCGGGATTATGTTGAAGATGATATTGCCATACCTAAACAATTCTGCCACCTAAATGCAACAAACTCAGTTGATGCAATGATTGAAAGTGCATTTCCAAATTTCCTAGACAACTTCCAGGATGCAGATTATTTAAGTGATAGGGCGATATTAACACCAACAAACGTAACTTTTGCCAAAGTTAACG AGTATCTCAACTCAATCAACATTCCTGGATTGCCGCTGcatgaattaaaattaaaagtgGGTGTCATTGTCATGTTGATGCAAAATCTCAACCAAACACTAGGACTGTGTAACGACATGAGGATGATGGTCACCAAATGTCTACAACATTGTGTTGAGTGTGAGGTCATAGCTGGGCAATACAAGGGCACTAAACATTTCATCCCAATAATGGAATTGGCACTAACGGAGACTAAGCTGCCTTTCAAGCTATGCAGGAAACAAATGTCTTTGCAA GGCCTTAAACTTTTTATTGATGATGAAGATGGTAATAGTACCTACATTACTCAGAATGTG ACTAGCATGTTAGTCATTCAGTACAAGGGTTCAACATTTAGTTCATAG